A single genomic interval of Nitrososphaerales archaeon harbors:
- a CDS encoding DUF354 domain-containing protein, producing MRVWLDVLTPKQVLFFAPVVEALRKRGCEVLATSRKYREVEPVARMQGLDLKYVGERGGKDPVDQLLAATKRQAEIIPIVKRFRPDVALSVASAVCARVSFGLRVKHIAVNDSPHSQVAGRLSLPLTHHLLCPWVVPYEAWSQYGLTRSMITRYRALDPAAWLKRRAKEGPFPDLDPARRTITVRLEESYAPYMAGTDKTISDAVLLGIAEAFPNQNLVALCRYGDQLGRVKARFGTRYVVPEEVVDGRALLARTDVFVGMGGTMTAESALMGVPTVSMFQGSLYTEKYLESVGLLAKASKPEQLVRQVKRLLDERQRREISTKAAKVLDSMDDPVPIVARQIIKAAKQG from the coding sequence TTGAGGGTCTGGCTTGATGTACTCACGCCAAAACAAGTCCTCTTCTTCGCCCCTGTCGTAGAGGCGCTCCGGAAGAGAGGATGCGAGGTCCTGGCTACGTCGAGGAAGTACAGAGAGGTCGAACCCGTCGCCAGGATGCAGGGCTTGGACCTGAAGTATGTGGGCGAGAGGGGCGGAAAGGATCCGGTCGATCAACTGCTGGCTGCCACGAAGCGCCAGGCGGAAATCATTCCCATCGTCAAGAGGTTCAGGCCGGACGTGGCCTTGTCCGTGGCCTCCGCAGTCTGTGCGCGTGTCTCGTTCGGATTGCGCGTGAAGCACATCGCAGTCAACGACTCGCCTCATTCACAAGTTGCTGGGCGCCTCTCCCTGCCACTGACTCACCACCTCCTCTGCCCCTGGGTCGTCCCCTACGAGGCGTGGTCCCAATACGGCCTCACCCGCTCGATGATAACCCGCTACCGGGCGCTCGACCCCGCGGCTTGGCTGAAGCGCAGGGCGAAGGAGGGCCCGTTCCCCGATCTTGACCCCGCCAGGAGGACAATCACAGTCAGGCTCGAGGAGAGCTACGCGCCCTACATGGCCGGCACAGACAAGACCATCTCCGACGCAGTGCTCCTAGGCATCGCCGAAGCTTTCCCAAACCAGAACCTTGTCGCGCTCTGCCGCTATGGCGACCAGCTCGGTCGTGTGAAGGCGAGGTTCGGCACAAGATACGTGGTGCCCGAAGAGGTCGTCGACGGGAGGGCGCTGCTGGCGAGGACGGACGTCTTCGTCGGGATGGGCGGGACCATGACGGCCGAATCAGCCCTGATGGGCGTGCCGACCGTGTCCATGTTCCAGGGTTCGCTCTACACTGAGAAGTACCTAGAGTCCGTCGGGCTCCTTGCGAAGGCGTCCAAACCAGAACAGCTGGTCCGCCAGGTGAAGCGGCTCTTGGACGAGAGGCAAAGGCGCGAAATCTCGACGAAGGCCGCGAAGGTGCTAGACTCCATGGATGACCCTGTGCCGATAGTCGCCCGCCAGATAATCAAGGCGGCCAAGCAAGGCTAA
- the ade gene encoding adenine deaminase — protein sequence MSVPSSEYVSAALGTRGLTLLIRNATLLNVFTGETYETSIGVYQDRIVYVGTASEGLTATETIDAKGMIAIPGLIDSHLHVESSMVTPSKFAEATLPHGLTTAFADPHEIANVMGKQGVRAMIEDSRGLPLKLYFYVPTCVPESKAVTAGAELTSSDIEEMLGWPGIWGLGEVMDYPAVLRGEQKMVNILKSGIEHDAVVDGHAPLLSGRELNAYIASGVEADHEIFTVQTMLEKFRLGMYVKLRGPYVLDTKKFVKGLKRILHPYNLILCTDDVMPDNLANLGHLDYVCRTFIEEGMDPVEVVRSATLRPALHMRMHRLGAISPGRVADIVLLKSLKKFAVELVVANGVPVAKQGKMLVDLEKRTFDSSARNTMKLKPLKLEDFDVHPPLVNGSVYVNAIDFRNSKKHKDEGERFFEMVLTKLNKVRVDIKNGQLSLGNVALVFVFERHGKNGGKAFGFVRNLIGSGAVATTVAHDAHNLLVVGTDARDMQAAANLVIESKGGIAAVKGLKTLARIKLPIAGLMSDQPLEQVSKEMQALRNAFKKIGVLDHPYMPLPCLLALSVIPHARITDKGIFDVDKQRFVVPFVA from the coding sequence ATGTCCGTTCCCTCAAGCGAATACGTTTCAGCCGCATTGGGCACGAGGGGCCTGACGCTCCTGATTCGGAACGCCACATTGCTGAACGTCTTCACAGGGGAAACATACGAGACTTCGATAGGCGTGTATCAAGACAGAATAGTCTACGTCGGCACAGCCTCGGAGGGTCTTACGGCAACCGAGACGATAGATGCAAAAGGCATGATAGCCATACCGGGCTTGATAGACTCTCATCTGCATGTCGAGAGCAGCATGGTCACTCCGTCGAAGTTTGCGGAAGCAACGCTCCCCCACGGATTGACAACAGCATTCGCCGATCCACACGAGATTGCAAACGTCATGGGGAAACAAGGTGTGAGAGCAATGATAGAGGACAGCAGAGGTCTACCGTTGAAGTTATACTTCTATGTTCCAACATGCGTTCCTGAGTCGAAAGCAGTCACAGCCGGAGCAGAACTGACATCCAGTGACATCGAAGAAATGCTTGGCTGGCCGGGGATATGGGGATTGGGCGAAGTCATGGACTATCCGGCCGTTCTGAGAGGAGAACAAAAGATGGTGAACATTCTCAAATCGGGGATTGAACACGACGCTGTGGTAGACGGTCACGCTCCTCTTCTGTCCGGCCGCGAACTTAACGCGTACATTGCGTCTGGGGTCGAGGCTGATCACGAGATTTTCACAGTTCAGACCATGCTAGAGAAGTTCAGGCTTGGCATGTACGTGAAGCTAAGGGGTCCATACGTTCTTGACACGAAGAAGTTCGTAAAAGGACTAAAGCGCATTCTCCATCCGTACAACTTGATTCTTTGTACTGATGACGTCATGCCGGACAATCTCGCAAATTTGGGACATCTCGACTACGTCTGCAGGACATTCATTGAAGAAGGTATGGACCCTGTGGAAGTAGTAAGGAGCGCCACTTTGAGGCCGGCCCTGCACATGAGAATGCATCGACTGGGCGCCATCTCGCCCGGTCGAGTAGCTGACATAGTGCTGCTCAAGAGCCTCAAGAAATTCGCTGTCGAGCTCGTCGTAGCCAACGGAGTGCCGGTGGCCAAGCAGGGGAAGATGCTGGTCGATTTAGAAAAGAGGACCTTTGACAGCTCGGCAAGGAATACGATGAAGCTCAAGCCTCTCAAATTGGAGGATTTCGATGTGCATCCTCCTCTCGTGAACGGTTCTGTCTACGTCAACGCCATAGACTTCCGCAATTCCAAGAAGCACAAGGATGAAGGAGAAAGATTCTTCGAGATGGTTCTCACAAAGCTGAACAAAGTGAGGGTGGACATCAAGAATGGCCAGCTCTCTCTCGGGAATGTCGCGCTTGTGTTCGTCTTCGAAAGACATGGGAAGAACGGAGGAAAGGCCTTCGGCTTTGTGAGAAACCTCATAGGCAGTGGGGCTGTGGCAACTACCGTGGCGCACGACGCCCATAACCTTCTGGTCGTGGGAACAGATGCTAGAGATATGCAAGCGGCTGCCAATCTTGTTATAGAAAGCAAAGGTGGCATTGCCGCAGTGAAGGGGCTGAAGACCCTGGCCCGGATAAAACTGCCAATTGCTGGTCTGATGTCAGATCAGCCTCTTGAGCAAGTCTCCAAGGAAATGCAAGCGCTGCGCAACGCATTCAAGAAGATAGGTGTCCTCGATCATCCCTACATGCCACTACCGTGTCTTCTCGCACTCTCTGTGATTCCTCACGCCAGGATAACTGACAAAGGCATTTTTGATGTGGATAAGCAGAGATTTGTAGTGCCTTTTGTCGCTTGA